The segment caagactgcgactgtacagggtgtcccaatagaacgttaacaatttattttcccctgacgggaccagtagagggtctcttactgagtatttaaatactcacccttcttatgtttaattttcaggcaaaggtaataaaagcggcaaaccggcgaggggcaggaaggaagcgtgactGCCATAGGAAATATGTtgtttgcttccgcttatgggttcttgtgaggtttaagatgaattgaaagtttgctTACAAACGTTTATTGTAAAtagtattgtttttatgttttcttaaatgtttgaaattcaGGCCTGACTTAaagatgtttttaaattagcttacattttgttttatattaatcaaagtcttttatttgtaaaaaaaattaacaacctcgacttacttagaaaagttgggtcattacaatcatatcatcaatccaACTTAACACACTTACGTTCAATCTATTCAATCTATCACAAAATCAGTTGATACTATAACAACACACCAGATagtcaagatatatatatatacataacacctttctcagtttacaaatacattatccaTCGTATCTACTTCTATACTAGTCTggcataatatacatttgtcaTCATATCTACTTCTACATATTTGGTAAACCATACTAAGTCCAGAGATCCAAACAGTcaacacatttcaaaactttcaaagagtCCAGTAATAGAAACCCCTTACTTTAATGTTACTTAAATTTCTCGAACGAAGGAAACCTAATACTAAGAATATGGaactcaattactttcacaatactttctttcatttaatttcctcaaTGTAAATTCTAGCTTATCAAAGTATTGGCGAATCGAACTCCAACAAATCTACAATTTAGTTGTGAATCCAAAGAACTCAAACGCTAACTTCaagaatcaattaacaatttaactaattatccaaaactacaacccaaggataattacaatgtaaaacCACCACACTCACCAATACAACTTACcacaaaaatcccaaaaattagagtaaaatgggGGCAACAACTTCGAATAACTGGAATCGACGCGTGTAATAGATCAGATCTAATCaacaaacgaaaaacaaacttcagcTTACAACCCATGGCTGGAAGGTGAAGAGCCGCGCGACGGCACTTCAACAGACGTGACGGGCTCAGGTCTGGTCGACGGCTGCTTCAACTAAGTAACAACGCCGGTGAGATGATAGGTCAATCGGTGACGCTCCTCGTCACCTGGAGCAGAATGTGGTGGCGCGAACGTCGAAGGAGCTACGCGCGAATGAATCACAGCTTGGCTGGAAAACAGAGGTGAGACGCGATGCCGAGAGTTCGAACTCACGGCGAACGGTGCTTCGGCTTCAACGGAGACGAAGGGATCGGTGACGGCGTGGCCGGCTGACGTCCAagagtaatataaaatggctAAGGGAGGCAGGCGGCGGTGGGCacggggaagaggaagagtgaaggagaaagagatgggGTTGCACGTGAATCAATaaagaattgatattttaaattaataataacattaattctattattattatttaacctttagtattagtatattttttcataaaagccCCCTTCACTTCCTGCTAAATCCACACCACAACCAAATTCCttaaaaatcttaataaaattttaaaaatttagcttGAGAGAAATACCTTGATATTGGGGGTGTTACatagtttctctctaaatttttttttcattccaattgttttccacaaaccaatctcatcttcgaagataggaaggtctccaaCGGGTGGTGTCCCCAATTCGGTGGATTATAGATTCAAAGACGTCAACAAGAGTCAGTTctatgtatcttttaatttaaaagcatatttagttctttatttagaactttgattctaaatattgtcaatgtactggtattttggaattttcaaattaaaattgatgaatggttttgtaaaatctttcaCTGCCAAgagcttttatccctttagGGCACACATACCAATTAAACTAATGCAAGACCTTTGACAGTAGTTAATGGTAGCATCTCACAAAGTGGAAGTGGTTGGCTTACCAAcggaagattttcaatcatttctagCAATCCCTTTTCTGTTTGAGTATGACCTTCCATATTTTCTGCTATATTACTTATAGTTAATATCAAATGTGCATCTCTGCCATATATGCTAATATCACTGCCTGACTACTCTTGATGTTGAGGcgttgttcatttttgttccctacacagaaaagaaaaaaaattattgttgtttatttataatctaagcaattttaaacaatataaagcgGTAACTAATGAATTAAACACTAACTGTTGAGTTTCTACAGTAGATTCTTGAAGATGTGACTCTTGAACAAATGGATTCTCATGGATGAtcacatgtttgttattttgatggtcatcATTCTTGTCCAGATTGTGATGACTAGAATCATCACGAAGATCATCATACATGTTgttaatatcatcaaacaattgattctGGTTCtagtatagaaagaaaaaaggataataaaaaaaatagttacaaaatgatcgtgtatccttaagcaaacaatcgtgtagaatATCTAAACGGTTGTTTTACCAAGGGTGATCGATATTTCAGATGGGATATGCGATCGTTCATATGTGATATGCGATCGTGTAAAGATATATCAAACCTTTGTTCTGTCAGAAGTCGTGCTAAGAAGAGTTGAAAGCTTGTAATAAGATCCATCAAAACTGAAAGATTTTACATCAACACGTTCCTGACACAGTACTGCAGTATCAATGAGCATCAAATTACGTGAGATacatattagaaaatatctaactgctcagttaattttttatggacaTCAAATCACCTTTTTTCAAGCTTAAGGAAGGAAATGTCGGCACTATATATGTCAGAGTTGTGCATTGCAATGGAAGTGCCAACACGAGGTGATACATGTGTGTCTTTCTGGGATGTAAATGCCACTCCCCGACTAGGACCAGCATAGTCTTAGGGAGAAAGCATGCTAGGAATTGGAGTTGTGTCCTCAATTTCTCCAATTTtacgaacaaaaaacaagtcgaatatgTAGTAGAtgcacactctttgtcataagagatatagcaacgtttttatgggtcattttgaaaaatggcaaaactactttttcttttaaattttagcaaatagaattttttgcacgtgtgcatgatattttataaaataccaaaatattcaccttctcaaacagtaattatttcgtttctacgttgtaattaatttatgttatgcatttattagcttttaattattttttacctgaaaaagatacatccttttttcttaatatctcgggactcaactaattgattcaagattttaattttattcaatcttactaatttcaaaataacctaattaaatttcaatttcaaaataacaaaattattattttttgaaatttgagaatctcaacgatagattttgtatcaaaataactttaattgaatttcaaaattaaaaaatatcaacttgtacactatttttatctcaaaataacattaatgacttgaatatcaagataattgaattattattttaaaattgggagaaattttacattaacaaatatcaacttgttcgcacaCAACGCCACAGCGCACACACACGTGCACAACACACGCacagacacacacacacacccatccacacacgcacacgcacacgcgcacatatgcacacacgcacaaggatgtgtaaattaattaaagttaaaaaaaaaatacattaattatgtgttagaaagagttttaaaccatgttcatttgacttaataacattgattaattataatttctatcaatattggcttaaaactgtcattcgtgtaattatttcaatataatgcggtcttatccaattttaccaacaaaaaacaaatcgaaTATGGATCAGTAGAtctacactctttgtcataagagacataacaacgtttttaggggtcattttgaaaaatgacaaaactactttttcctttgaattttagcaactagcattttttgcacgtgcatggtattttataaaataccaaaatatcaacattcttcaactgtaattatttcgtttctacattgtaattaatttatgttatgcatttatcagcttttaattatcttttacttgaaatagatatattaactcatatcataatatttttcttaatatctcgagactcaactaattaattcaacatattaataactttattcaatcatactaatttcaaaataacctaattgaatttgaatttcaaaataacaaaattgaatttgaatttcaaaataacaaaattattattttttgaaatttgagagtctcaacgatagattttgtattaaaataaccttaattgaatttcaaaattaaaaaaatatcaacctgttcactatctttatctcaaaataacattaatgcctTGAATAtcatgataattaaattattattttaaaattggaagaaactcaacattaaaaaatattaacttgttcGCACACAAGCATAGAAG is part of the Cucumis sativus cultivar 9930 unplaced genomic scaffold, Cucumber_9930_V3 scaffold139, whole genome shotgun sequence genome and harbors:
- the LOC116405665 gene encoding uncharacterized protein LOC116405665, which produces MLVLVGEWHLHPRKTHMYHLVLALPLQCTTLTYIVPTFPSLSLKKVLCQERVDVKSFSFDGSYYKLSTLLSTTSDRTKNQNQLFDDINNMYDDLRDDSSHHNLDKNDDHQNNKHVIIHENPFVQESHLQESTVETQQEQK